One Mus musculus strain C57BL/6J chromosome X, GRCm38.p6 C57BL/6J DNA window includes the following coding sequences:
- the Tsx gene encoding testis-specific protein TSX, translating into MSEKQSPKTSEAECSAMDLPEFEDEENWLFKVLGFQPGPSSALDDDTDDQADEPLSAAEFLHLQDILQEDRVSSTDDEDTCQAGCTEDDETSHSDRDIDNNVKVITGNIKASPSMYMEMFTDQNPQADQDLEETESDGAMNPTD; encoded by the exons ATGTCTGAAAAGCAAAGCCCCAAGACCTCTGAAGCAGAATGCAGTGCAATGGACTTGCCAGAATTCGAGGATGAAGAAAACTGGCTTTTCAAAG TTCTGGGATTCCAGCCTGGGCCGTCCTCTGCTCTGG ATGATGACACCGACGATCAGGCAGATGAGCCACTGAG CGCTGCCGAATTTCTTCACCTGCAAGATATTCTTCAGGAGGACAGAGTCAGCAGTACCGATGATGAGGACACTTGCCAAGCT GGATGTACTGAAGATGATGAAACCAGTCACAGTGACAGAGACATAGACAATAATGTGAAAGTCATCACTGGCAACATTAAAGCAAGCCCctccatgtatat GGAGATGTTCACTGATCAGAACCCACAAGCTGACCAAGACCTGGAAGAAACTGAATCAG ATGGTGCCATGAACCCAACTGATTAA